One Candidatus Zixiibacteriota bacterium genomic window, CACCGCCGTTGGCTCCGGCCCCGAGTGAGGAGTACTCCTCCGACACCTGGCCGAAATCCGCTCCATCGAGAACCATCTGCCTCAGTTCTTCCGCCCGAGCTCTGATCGAATCCTGAACGTGTTTCGAAGGCTCTATCGTGAGAAGGATATGAGCCAGTTGGACCGCTTCCGGCTGAGCCGGAATCGAGTCCTTATACTCCTCGAAAAACTGTATCACCTCGTGCTTGGACACCGAGACCGTATAGAGCTTGGATTGAATCAGACGTTGCTTGAGAAGCTGGTTTTCGACCTCGGTACGGAATTTTTTCCGTAATTCGCGCAACGTAAGTCCCTCTGCCGATAAAGCATCGAGGAACTCTTCATTACTGCCAAAATTACTCGAAACCTGACTGATACGATTGTCCAGGGCTTCGTCGATCTCTTCCGGTCGGACCGTGATCGAGGTATCCTTGCGGGCCTCGATCAGGAACAGACGGTCGTTGATCATCTGTTCCAGTACTTCATCGCGAAATTCCCGGGCTTCCGCCTCAGTGCGCGGCTGGCGACCGGTCTGCATCGCTGTAAGCTGCATCTGACTGGCCACTTCAGAGGCCAGTATCACTTCATCGCCGACAATCGCCACGATTCGGTCGATTACTTCTCGTTGAGCCATGACAGCCGTTGCCGCCAGCATTAGCAGGGCCATTACCCCGCCTCGCAAAATCCTATGCATCGACTTCCTTATCCGTTGTTTTCAGCCGTATCCGCGGTCTCGTACCGACTCATGTCAATCGTCGACCAGAGAGCATCATCATTCACTTCGATGGTTGATTGCTCCTTGCGCTTTGCCACCCAGTCGTCAAAGATCGCCTGAGTCCGCTGCTGTGAAAGGATTTCGTAGATATTTCTCTTCACCCCGAGAAAATCACTCACCTGTGGGTCGATCTTGTCCTCGACCCAGAAGATCGAGTATTTGCCCATCGACACCACCGGCCCGCCGATACGACCGACCGGCGTGTTGACTGCGGCATCGTAGACATTGGGATAGAACGTACGAGCGACATAACCCAGATCACCATAGGCGGCACGTTTGCCCGGACGTTCCGAAAGCTCATAAGCCTTCTGTTTGAATTCGTTGAGTGATTTGATCGATTTCTTG contains:
- a CDS encoding peptidylprolyl isomerase translates to MHRILRGGVMALLMLAATAVMAQREVIDRIVAIVGDEVILASEVASQMQLTAMQTGRQPRTEAEAREFRDEVLEQMINDRLFLIEARKDTSITVRPEEIDEALDNRISQVSSNFGSNEEFLDALSAEGLTLRELRKKFRTEVENQLLKQRLIQSKLYTVSVSKHEVIQFFEEYKDSIPAQPEAVQLAHILLTIEPSKHVQDSIRARAEELRQMVLDGADFGQVSEEYSSLGAGANGGDIGWVSQDDVVPEFARAAFNLRPGGISGVVQTEFGFHIIKAEDKSDDRMKLRHILLAVQPTHDDTVRVYQLADSLINEVRNGASFGELAKIYSYDDDSRTNGGELGWFATSKMPPEFVDSVQGWTEVGTVRGPVATQFGLHILKLLDYQPEKMFTLEDDFDQIKELARQDKTGKVVDDWIQDIRKKTYVDIRNVE